From Demequina lutea, a single genomic window includes:
- a CDS encoding circularly permuted type 2 ATP-grasp protein — translation MALDASTPWTGYLPSAAWDEAMDVDGRVREPYAKVYSEIDKMSSEDLTARADSLANTYLAQGVTFDHAGEERPFPLDIVPRVVGGDEWEIISPGVAQRVRTLEAFLADVYGSQRCVTDGVIPRRLITTSQYFHRVVSGIEPANGVRVHVSGIDLVRDQHGIWRVLEDNVRVPSGVSYVLSNRRAMSQMFPDLFGAMGVRPVLEYSHRLRAALTKAAPEGVEDPTIVVLSPGVFNSAYYEHSLLARTMGVELVEGRDLETHGGRVYMRTTAGRRRVDVVYRRVDDEYLDPVVFRPDSALGAPGIIHAARLGNVTICNAVGNGVADDKLIYTYMPALTEYYLGEEPILPNVDTWRLEEREAREEVMDRLAELVVKPVDGAGGKGVLIGPAATKSELEAARKHILADPRGWIAQPVIQLSTVPTLTPEGLEPRHVDLRPFAVNDGDDVWVLPGGLTRVALQRGQLIVNSSQGGGSKDTWVLGGVRHRGPVATPESRVEFGGATPVPQSAHPDDYIHGQQQMQQQQLRSQTQGPSTEEPHNEESPC, via the coding sequence ATGGCACTGGATGCGTCGACACCCTGGACGGGTTATTTGCCGTCCGCGGCGTGGGACGAGGCAATGGACGTCGACGGTCGTGTGCGCGAGCCTTACGCAAAGGTCTATTCCGAGATCGACAAGATGTCGAGCGAGGATCTCACCGCTCGAGCGGATTCTCTCGCCAATACGTACCTCGCACAGGGCGTCACTTTCGACCATGCCGGCGAGGAAAGGCCCTTCCCGCTCGACATCGTCCCGAGGGTCGTTGGCGGCGACGAATGGGAGATCATTTCTCCAGGAGTGGCTCAGCGGGTGCGCACCCTCGAGGCCTTCCTTGCCGACGTCTATGGGTCTCAAAGGTGTGTCACCGACGGCGTGATCCCGCGCAGGCTGATCACCACGTCGCAGTACTTCCATCGGGTCGTCTCGGGCATTGAGCCCGCCAACGGCGTGCGCGTGCACGTGTCGGGCATCGACCTGGTGCGCGACCAGCACGGCATTTGGCGGGTTCTCGAGGACAACGTCCGAGTGCCCTCCGGCGTGAGCTACGTCCTGTCCAACCGCCGCGCGATGAGCCAGATGTTTCCCGACCTGTTTGGGGCCATGGGGGTGCGCCCCGTACTTGAATACAGCCACCGCCTGCGCGCCGCACTCACGAAGGCGGCGCCCGAGGGCGTCGAAGACCCGACCATCGTGGTGCTCTCGCCCGGCGTGTTCAACTCCGCGTACTACGAGCACTCCTTGCTCGCCAGGACGATGGGCGTCGAACTGGTCGAGGGACGCGACCTGGAGACGCACGGCGGCCGCGTGTACATGCGCACCACGGCGGGCAGGCGCAGGGTCGATGTTGTCTATAGGAGAGTCGACGACGAGTACCTCGACCCGGTCGTCTTCCGGCCCGATTCCGCTCTTGGTGCTCCCGGCATCATTCACGCCGCGCGCTTGGGCAACGTCACGATCTGCAATGCGGTCGGCAACGGCGTCGCCGACGACAAGCTCATCTACACCTACATGCCCGCCCTCACCGAGTACTACTTGGGTGAGGAGCCGATCCTTCCCAACGTCGACACGTGGCGTCTGGAGGAACGCGAAGCGCGCGAGGAGGTCATGGACCGCCTTGCCGAGCTCGTGGTCAAGCCCGTCGACGGCGCGGGAGGCAAGGGAGTGCTCATCGGTCCCGCCGCAACCAAGAGCGAGTTGGAGGCCGCGCGCAAGCACATTCTTGCCGACCCGCGCGGTTGGATCGCTCAGCCGGTCATCCAGCTTTCTACCGTCCCGACGCTGACGCCCGAGGGGCTCGAGCCGCGGCACGTCGACCTCAGGCCGTTCGCCGTCAACGACGGAGACGACGTGTGGGTCTTGCCGGGCGGGCTGACGCGCGTCGCGCTGCAGCGCGGTCAACTCATCGTTAATTCGTCTCAAGGCGGCGGGTCGAAGGACACGTGGGTCCTTGGTGGAGTGCGCCATCGCGGCCCGGTCGCGACCCCCGAGTCGCGTGTCGAATTTGGGGGAGCGACCCCCGTTCCGCAGTCCGCTCACCCCGATGACTACATTCACGGCCAGCAGCAGATGCAGCAGCAACAACTGCGGTCGCAAACACAGGGACCGTCGACAGAGGAGCCGCACAACGAGGAGTCACCGTGCTGA
- a CDS encoding alpha-E domain-containing protein has protein sequence MLSRIAESLFWIGRYVERADNTARLLDVHLNVLLEDPWVDEPAANASLLAVMHVKAGSRVSREEVLSALGTDPKLASSITGTMGAARDNARRAREVISTEVWESLNTTYMQLGSRSRTPRPHDFFLWVRERAAVVWGLHSATTSRDDAWHFMEVGRSLERADMIARMLMMRSLEGTTGPNWTTLLRSCSAHEAYLRTVRSLVTEERAAEFLLIDRLFPRSIAYNLDKVETTLALIEPGLARNSLTDQARLALGRARTNLEYQSIEDILGDLPVQMQHVQRACATASDLIRDRFFLPASSVLWSQEAV, from the coding sequence GTGCTGAGCCGGATCGCGGAGTCGCTGTTTTGGATCGGGCGCTATGTGGAGCGGGCCGACAATACGGCGCGCCTGCTCGACGTCCACCTCAACGTCTTGCTCGAGGATCCGTGGGTAGACGAGCCGGCCGCCAACGCTTCGCTCCTTGCTGTCATGCACGTCAAGGCCGGGTCAAGGGTGTCGCGCGAAGAGGTGCTGAGCGCACTCGGGACCGACCCCAAGCTGGCGAGTTCGATCACGGGGACGATGGGCGCCGCTCGCGACAATGCGCGGCGGGCTCGCGAGGTCATCTCGACAGAGGTCTGGGAGTCGCTCAACACGACATACATGCAGCTCGGCTCGCGCTCGCGCACTCCGCGTCCGCACGACTTCTTCCTGTGGGTGCGCGAGCGTGCGGCCGTCGTGTGGGGGCTCCATAGTGCGACGACGTCCAGGGATGATGCCTGGCACTTCATGGAGGTGGGCCGTTCTCTTGAGCGGGCCGACATGATCGCGCGCATGCTCATGATGCGATCTCTCGAGGGAACCACGGGCCCCAACTGGACCACGCTGCTTCGCTCCTGCAGCGCGCACGAGGCGTACTTGCGTACCGTGCGCTCGCTCGTCACCGAGGAGAGGGCGGCGGAGTTCCTGCTCATCGACAGGCTCTTCCCCCGCTCGATCGCCTACAACCTCGACAAGGTTGAAACCACTCTCGCGCTGATCGAGCCGGGACTTGCCCGCAATTCGCTCACGGACCAGGCGCGGCTCGCTCTGGGGCGTGCGCGCACCAACCTCGAGTATCAGTCGATCGAGGACATCCTTGGGGACCTTCCCGTGCAGATGCAGCACGTGCAGCGCGCCTGCGCGACGGCATCGGACCTCATTCGCGATCGCTTCTTCCTTCCGGCATCGTCCGTGTTGTGGAGCCAGGAGGCAGTATGA
- a CDS encoding transglutaminase family protein yields the protein MTVLKIVHSTTFTYDKPISNSYNEARLTPAWLSRQRVLESKLEIHPESWQSQYRDYWETDVVVFEVTEPHTALTVVATSQVEVLPTTHKAERVGWDGLEGPMFQDLLSEYLAQSDATEPTEDLAAFALQARDEGTPDEAARAICDHLHQQMNYVTGSTSVHTPARDAWAAKSGVCQDFAHLAIGALRHIGIPARYVSGYLHPNTDAAVGETVRGESHAWVEWWTGDWFGFDPTNDKEVADHHVVVARAREYRDVPPLSGVFGGSTSNLDVQVLVTLLA from the coding sequence ATGACCGTCCTCAAGATCGTTCACTCCACCACGTTCACGTATGACAAGCCGATCTCCAACTCGTACAACGAGGCACGGCTGACGCCCGCGTGGCTGTCGCGCCAGCGCGTGCTCGAGTCGAAGCTCGAGATCCACCCCGAGTCATGGCAGTCGCAATATCGCGACTACTGGGAGACGGATGTCGTGGTGTTTGAGGTGACGGAGCCGCACACGGCGCTCACCGTCGTCGCTACCTCTCAGGTCGAGGTCCTGCCCACGACTCACAAGGCCGAGCGCGTCGGGTGGGATGGCCTTGAGGGGCCGATGTTTCAGGACCTGCTCTCGGAGTATCTTGCCCAGTCGGACGCGACCGAGCCCACCGAGGACCTGGCGGCATTTGCGCTCCAGGCCAGGGACGAGGGCACCCCTGACGAGGCGGCTCGCGCCATTTGCGACCACCTGCACCAGCAGATGAATTACGTCACGGGTTCCACGTCGGTGCACACTCCTGCGCGGGACGCTTGGGCGGCAAAATCGGGTGTCTGTCAGGACTTTGCCCACCTCGCGATCGGTGCGCTCCGTCACATCGGGATCCCCGCGCGTTACGTGTCCGGGTACCTCCATCCCAACACCGACGCCGCGGTCGGCGAGACGGTGCGCGGCGAGTCTCACGCGTGGGTCGAATGGTGGACGGGCGATTGGTTTGGCTTCGATCCAACGAACGACAAGGAAGTGGCCGATCACCACGTCGTGGTCGCCCGCGCGCGGGAGTATCGGGACGTTCCGCCGCTGTCCGGAGTCTTTGGCGGCTCAACCAGCAATCTCGACGTCCAGGTCTTGGTGACCCTGCTCGCGTGA
- the leuS gene encoding leucine--tRNA ligase: MTTPEAVSDDARYDFREIEARWLPVWTEKQPFRAGNAGDTRPTKYVLDMFPYPSGDLHMGHAEAYALGDVISRYWTMRGFNVLHPIGWDSFGLPAENAAIKRGVDPAGWTEANIAQQRTSMERYACSFDWDRVLMTHRPEYYRWNQWIFTRLYDRGLAYRKPSLVNWCPFDQTVLANEQVVAGLCERCDTPVTKKKLTQWYFKVTDYADELLDDLETLRDTWPSKVIAMQRNWIGRSRGADVEFVIEGHDQPIPIYTTRPDTLFGATFMVVAVDSDLAAELVAGADEATQAEFAAYAEKVKGDTEIERLSTERPKTGVFLNRYAVNPVNGERLQIWASDYVLADYGHGAIMAVPAHDQRDLDFARAMNLPIRTVLDCRDEDRNALPDPAESGIATTGDGFLINSGSLDGLGKADAIDAITARLAAEGRGKPATNYRLRDWLISRQRYWGTPIPIVHCEACGEVPVPDDQLPVTLPPTEGLDLKPKGQSPLAAATDWVNTTCPKCGGAALRDTDTMDTFVDSSWYFLRFLSPGKTDGPFDLDEAKKWAPIDQYVGGVTHAILHLLYARFFTKALRDMGMIEFGEPFTALLNQGMVTMDGSAMSKSRGNLVSLAAQLDEFGVDAIRLTMSFAGPPEDNIDWADVSPSGSAKFLARAWRVARDVTSDVGIDPAAGDRELRVVTHRILADVGGLIESFRFNVAVARMMELVNATRKAIDSGAGPADPAVREAAEVVTRLLSLYAPYCAEDMWSMLGHTDLVALSPMPEIDPALLVQDTVTCVVQVMGKVRDRLEVSPDATEDELRELALASENVQRAMDGAAVRTVIVRPPGLVNIVVAK, encoded by the coding sequence GTGACCACGCCTGAAGCAGTTTCCGATGATGCCCGCTACGACTTCCGAGAAATCGAGGCGCGCTGGCTTCCAGTGTGGACGGAGAAGCAGCCCTTCCGCGCGGGCAATGCGGGCGACACCAGGCCGACCAAGTACGTGCTCGACATGTTTCCCTACCCCTCGGGAGACCTGCACATGGGTCACGCGGAGGCCTACGCACTCGGTGACGTGATCTCCCGCTACTGGACGATGCGCGGCTTCAACGTGCTGCACCCCATCGGCTGGGACAGCTTCGGGCTCCCCGCCGAGAACGCCGCGATCAAGCGCGGCGTGGACCCGGCCGGCTGGACCGAGGCGAACATCGCCCAGCAGCGCACCTCGATGGAGCGCTACGCGTGCTCGTTCGATTGGGATCGCGTGCTGATGACGCACCGCCCGGAGTACTACCGCTGGAACCAGTGGATCTTCACCCGCCTGTACGACCGCGGCCTCGCGTACCGCAAGCCGAGCCTCGTGAACTGGTGTCCCTTCGACCAGACGGTTCTGGCCAACGAGCAAGTGGTAGCCGGGCTCTGCGAGCGCTGCGACACCCCAGTCACCAAGAAGAAGCTCACGCAGTGGTACTTCAAGGTGACCGACTACGCCGACGAACTGCTGGACGACCTGGAGACGCTGCGCGACACCTGGCCGTCCAAGGTGATCGCGATGCAGCGCAACTGGATTGGACGCTCGCGCGGTGCCGACGTCGAGTTCGTGATCGAGGGCCACGACCAGCCCATTCCGATCTACACGACGCGTCCCGACACGCTCTTTGGCGCGACGTTCATGGTGGTCGCCGTCGACTCCGACCTGGCGGCGGAACTGGTGGCGGGCGCGGACGAGGCAACTCAGGCCGAGTTTGCCGCCTACGCCGAGAAGGTCAAGGGCGACACGGAGATCGAGCGCCTGAGCACCGAGCGGCCCAAGACCGGAGTATTCCTCAACCGTTATGCCGTCAACCCGGTCAACGGCGAGAGGCTGCAGATCTGGGCATCGGACTACGTCCTCGCGGACTACGGCCACGGCGCGATCATGGCCGTTCCGGCACACGACCAGCGCGACCTCGACTTTGCCCGGGCGATGAACCTCCCCATACGGACGGTTCTCGATTGCCGCGACGAGGACCGCAACGCCCTGCCGGATCCGGCGGAGTCTGGAATCGCCACGACGGGCGACGGTTTCCTCATCAACTCGGGCTCTCTCGATGGCCTGGGCAAGGCCGACGCGATCGACGCGATCACGGCTCGGCTTGCCGCGGAGGGAAGGGGCAAACCCGCGACCAACTATCGCCTGCGCGACTGGCTCATCTCGCGCCAACGCTATTGGGGCACGCCCATCCCGATCGTTCACTGCGAGGCTTGCGGAGAGGTGCCCGTCCCCGACGACCAACTGCCGGTGACCCTGCCGCCGACCGAGGGCCTCGACCTCAAGCCCAAGGGCCAGTCGCCCCTCGCTGCGGCCACCGACTGGGTCAACACGACGTGTCCCAAGTGCGGCGGCGCGGCCTTGCGCGACACGGACACGATGGACACGTTCGTCGACTCGTCCTGGTACTTCTTGCGCTTCCTCAGCCCCGGCAAGACCGACGGCCCCTTCGACCTCGACGAGGCGAAGAAGTGGGCCCCGATCGACCAGTACGTCGGCGGCGTGACCCACGCCATCCTGCACTTGCTCTATGCGCGCTTCTTCACCAAGGCGCTGCGCGACATGGGAATGATCGAGTTCGGCGAGCCCTTCACGGCACTGCTCAACCAGGGCATGGTCACGATGGACGGTTCCGCGATGTCCAAGAGTCGCGGCAACCTGGTGAGCCTCGCGGCGCAACTCGACGAGTTTGGTGTGGACGCGATCCGACTCACCATGTCCTTCGCCGGTCCCCCAGAGGACAACATCGACTGGGCCGACGTCTCGCCCTCCGGGAGCGCCAAGTTCCTGGCGCGTGCGTGGCGGGTCGCTCGCGACGTCACGAGTGACGTGGGCATCGACCCTGCCGCGGGGGACCGCGAACTGCGCGTCGTGACCCACCGCATCCTGGCCGATGTCGGGGGCCTCATCGAGTCCTTCCGCTTCAACGTGGCGGTCGCGCGCATGATGGAACTCGTCAACGCGACACGCAAGGCGATCGACTCCGGTGCGGGTCCGGCCGACCCCGCGGTGCGAGAGGCGGCCGAGGTCGTGACGCGCCTGTTGAGCCTGTACGCGCCATATTGTGCAGAGGACATGTGGTCGATGCTCGGTCACACCGACCTCGTCGCATTGTCGCCGATGCCGGAGATCGACCCCGCCCTGCTTGTCCAGGACACCGTGACGTGTGTCGTGCAGGTCATGGGCAAGGTGCGCGACCGGCTCGAGGTCTCGCCTGACGCCACCGAGGACGAACTGCGCGAGCTCGCCCTTGCGTCGGAGAACGTGCAACGCGCGATGGACGGCGCCGCCGTGCGCACGGTGATCGTGCGCCCGCCTGGCCTCGTCAACATCGTCGTGGCGAAGTAG
- a CDS encoding DegV family protein encodes MAPRVVVATDSSACLPLELAEQWGVLIAPLQVIVDEEAFDEGSGIAPQAVVDALVSGRTVGTSQPGPAALLRIADDAKALGADHVVFVALSGAMSGTAQAMEAVACRACLPVTVVDSGTVSLAAGLAVLSAAAVACAGGSADEVAAEARRASESSLCLFTVDSLEYLRRGGRVSDTMAALGDALGVKPVLGVVDGRVEQVERVRTSARARAAVLDRIAARAPSHAHPVVGLMTLPGDDEMASKAHDVLASRGDWPIVTAGLSAVLAAHGGPRSLAVAVVDVHADVAAALG; translated from the coding sequence ATGGCGCCCAGGGTGGTCGTGGCGACCGATTCGTCGGCTTGCCTTCCCCTGGAACTCGCGGAGCAGTGGGGGGTACTCATCGCCCCGCTGCAGGTGATCGTGGACGAAGAGGCGTTCGACGAGGGCTCCGGCATCGCGCCGCAAGCGGTCGTCGACGCGCTCGTTTCCGGGCGCACCGTGGGAACGTCTCAGCCAGGGCCAGCCGCCCTCCTGCGCATCGCGGACGATGCCAAGGCGCTCGGCGCCGACCACGTGGTCTTCGTGGCGCTGTCCGGCGCGATGTCGGGAACGGCTCAAGCGATGGAAGCGGTCGCTTGTCGCGCCTGCCTTCCCGTGACCGTGGTCGACTCGGGCACGGTGTCGCTCGCGGCAGGGCTCGCAGTACTGTCCGCCGCGGCCGTGGCATGCGCGGGAGGCTCGGCCGATGAGGTGGCGGCGGAGGCGCGACGTGCCTCCGAGAGTTCCCTGTGCCTCTTCACCGTCGACTCTCTTGAGTACCTCCGCAGGGGAGGGCGAGTGAGCGACACGATGGCCGCGCTTGGCGATGCGCTCGGAGTTAAGCCCGTCCTCGGAGTCGTTGATGGGCGTGTGGAGCAGGTGGAGCGAGTGCGTACCTCGGCGAGGGCGCGTGCAGCGGTGCTCGACAGGATCGCCGCACGCGCGCCGTCCCATGCTCATCCGGTCGTCGGCCTGATGACGCTTCCTGGAGACGATGAGATGGCGAGCAAGGCGCACGACGTGCTCGCCTCGCGGGGCGACTGGCCGATCGTCACGGCGGGACTGTCAGCGGTTCTCGCGGCCCATGGCGGGCCGAGATCGCTCGCCGTCGCCGTTGTTGACGTTCACGCCGATGTGGCGGCGGCGCTCGGGTAG